GCACGGCCGCGGCTCACTACCTCGGCGCCCTGCGTAACGGCCCCTCGCCCGTGGCCCGCGACCGGGTCGCGCTGAAGCTGGCCCGCGTCGCGCTGAACGCCCGGCCCGGCCCGCAGGTGCCCGCCGCGCTGCGGCAGGTCCTCGACCAGCACTCCCTGGGCCCCGGGCCGAGCGGTGAGATCCGGCTGCTCCTGGGCCTGTTGCTGCGCAACCAGTCGGGTTCCGGGCTGGAGGCGCTGGAGGAGATAGCTCGGGCGGTCCCCGACCTCCTCGTCGTCTCCACCGGCCAGGCCGCACGTGCGCAGGCGATCACGTCCATCCCCTCCCTCAAGGGCTGGCCGGTCGGCGAGCACCGCCGTCTGCTGGCCGAGGCGGAGCGGCTGCTGCCCGGGGTCGAGGAGGAGGACCTGCGCTCCGCCGTACTGGCCAACCGCGCCACCGCCCTCGCCCTGATGGGCGACCCGTCGGCGTGGGAGGCGGTGACCGATCTGCCCGACTCCCTCACCGGAGAGGCGGCGGCAAGGGTGTACGCCAATCTGGCGGGCGCCGCGAACTGCCTGGGCCACCCGGAGCGCGCCCGTGCCTTCCAGGCCCGGGCGTGGCAGGAGGTGCGGACGAACCACGCCCCCTATCTGGAGGCCTTCGTCGAGACGACGGACGTGGTCGCGGCCTTCACGAGCGGCCGGTGGAAGGGGCTCCTGGGACGTGCCGAGCGTGCCGAAGCGCAGTATCAGGACGTGCCCGACTTCCACGCGGAGGCCCTGCTGGTCTGCGGACTGCTGCGCCTGCATACCAAGGGACAGACGGATGTGGCGCGGCGTCTCCTGGAGCGGGCCGTTCGTACGACCGCCCTGGACACCGGCGTGGTGCTGACCGCTGCCGCGGCTGCCGTGGCGCGGGTCCATCTGGCGGCCCGCCGCCCACCGCAGGCTGTCCAGGCGGTGGAGGGGGTGCTGCATCGCGTCCGCCGCACGGGGGCGTGGGTGTGGGCGACCGCCCTCGTACCGCCGGCGGTCGAGGCCCTCATCCGGGACGGCCGGCCCGGCGAGGCGCACCGCCTGGTGGCGGAGCTGGCCGCGGGCATCGCCGACCGGGACGCACCGGCCGCCCGGACCGCCCTGCTGACCTGCCGGGCCCTGCTCACCGCCACGGACGCCCCGCAGCCCGGCCGCGCACCGTCCGATGCGCTGTACGCGTCCGCGGCGGACGCCTGGACGCGGCTGGAGCGACCGTACGAAGCCGCGTACGTGAAGGAGGCCCGGGGGCTCCACCTGCTGGCCTCGGGTGTGCCGGGCGGGCGCGCGGTGCTCCACGAGGCGATCGCGGCCTACCAGGACATCGACGCCGTATGGGATGTGCTGCGGTGTCAGCGCGAACTGCGGGAGCACGGCCAGACCACCGTCCGCAGGCCCGGCGCGCTGGGGTACGGCGACCACCTCTCGCCCAGGGAGCGAGCGGTGGCCCGGCTCGCCTCGCTCGGCCTGTCGAACCGTGAGATCGCCCGCGAGCTGGTCCTCTCGCACCGGACGGTCGAGCACCACGTGGCCCGCGCCCTCCGGAAGCTGGGGGTCTCCTCCCGCACCGAGATCGGCCCGCACCTCGGACCGTGACCGAGGACGTGACGGAGTGCGGCGCACTCCACGGTCTCTTTCCGCCATCTCCTTCTCTTCCGAGGTCGGCAATCCTCCCATTTGTTGAGGTGAGGGCTCGTCATAAGAACTACTTTTCGGCCAGCCCCGTTCCGGGGGTCTTGTGTGGGTCCACCGGTCTCTCCAGCATGAATAACGTTGTCAGGGACACGCCGGATTGATCGTGTTCCCGGTGACGAGTCATGGGCGTCCACCCAAACGCCCCGAGTTTCCCCCCACGATCTGGAGGAACACAGTGCGACTCTCTCGCCCCCACAGCCTCACGAGACGAGCACGATTCATCGCCGGGGCCACCGGCCTTGCCGCCGCGGCGGCGCTCGCGGTCCCCGCCACCGCCGCGTCCGCCCAGCCGGCCCCGAAGACGTTCAGCGCCACCGAGCTCAACCGGACCGCGGCCTCTGTCCGTACCGCCGACGTCGGTGGCACGGCTTGGTACGTCGACGGCGCGTCGGGCAAGGTCGTCGTCACTGCCGACAGCACGGTCAGCAAGGCCGAGATCGCCAAGCTGAGGAGCGAGGCCGGCGCCAATGCCGACGCTCTCGTGGTCAAGCGCACCCCCGGGAAGTTCTCCAAGCTCATCGCGGGTGGCGAAGCGATCACCACAGGCGGAGCCCGCTGCTCCCTGGGCTTCAACGTGCAGGACGGCGCGGGCGCCAAGTTCGCCCTGACCGCCGGCCACTGCACCAACATCGGCAGCTCGTGGTCCATCGGCACCACCACCGGATCGAGCTTCCCCGGCGACGACTACGGCATCATCCGGCACTCCGACCCGGGCGCGGCCGACGGCCGTGTCTCCCTCTACAACGGCGGCTACCAGGAGATCGACGGCGCAGCCGACGCCACCGTCGGCCAGTCCGTCCAGCGCAGCGGCAGCACCACCGGCCTGCACGGCGGCTCCGTCACCGGTCTCAACGCCACCGTCAACTACGGCGCCGACGGCATCGTCTCCGGTCTGATCCAGACCAACGTCTGCGCCGAGCCCGGCGACAGCGGCGGCGCGCTCTTCTCCGGGAGCACCGCGCTCGGCCTCACCTCCGGCGGCAGCGGCAACTGCTCCTCCGGCGGCACCACGTTCTACCAGCCCGTCACCGAGGCGCTCAGCGTCTATGGAGTGAGCATCATCTGATCCCGCACGCACCAGGGTGTCGCCATCGGCCCTGAGCGCTGTCCCCGCCGGATCGTTCGGCGGGGACAGCGCCCGTCCACCCGGGCGCGCC
This sequence is a window from Streptomyces parvus. Protein-coding genes within it:
- a CDS encoding AAA family ATPase, translated to MNAEPSPPSVPGLLIGRSALLDDVCPKLDRRPAVAVITGEAGAGKSRFVHELLRRTTSPDVVTLVARCQEADTSFPFAPLVEALNRFRSGPLPADLPPVTGALHALLPDLADRLPPAPPPLGDPRAERHRVLRALHAYTASLGEAVLVVEDLQWADASTCALLRTVAADPPPRLGLVLTARCHTAPHTDSEGSDGLRFPLRTPAHVTVVERHLAPLSEAETGALAAGLLGVRAVPDEFAARLHRWTGGLPYAVEEMLRGWPGSADFPTDAAGEPPLPPSVRRVVVERLRGLPPAARRVVAAAAVLGEPASVELLRSVAGLDEPETRRALAAALREGVLRRTGGGCASPYDGARAFPREGGFPRKGSYAFPRDGANASFHDGAHVSLRDGAYASPCDGAYAFPYDLARRAAYEAVAEPELPVLHLRAARALSRHTTPFPLAGMAEHYRHAGRPVQAARCLEAAADRAAGGGDAGTAAAHYLGALRNGPSPVARDRVALKLARVALNARPGPQVPAALRQVLDQHSLGPGPSGEIRLLLGLLLRNQSGSGLEALEEIARAVPDLLVVSTGQAARAQAITSIPSLKGWPVGEHRRLLAEAERLLPGVEEEDLRSAVLANRATALALMGDPSAWEAVTDLPDSLTGEAAARVYANLAGAANCLGHPERARAFQARAWQEVRTNHAPYLEAFVETTDVVAAFTSGRWKGLLGRAERAEAQYQDVPDFHAEALLVCGLLRLHTKGQTDVARRLLERAVRTTALDTGVVLTAAAAAVARVHLAARRPPQAVQAVEGVLHRVRRTGAWVWATALVPPAVEALIRDGRPGEAHRLVAELAAGIADRDAPAARTALLTCRALLTATDAPQPGRAPSDALYASAADAWTRLERPYEAAYVKEARGLHLLASGVPGGRAVLHEAIAAYQDIDAVWDVLRCQRELREHGQTTVRRPGALGYGDHLSPRERAVARLASLGLSNREIARELVLSHRTVEHHVARALRKLGVSSRTEIGPHLGP
- a CDS encoding S1 family peptidase → MRLSRPHSLTRRARFIAGATGLAAAAALAVPATAASAQPAPKTFSATELNRTAASVRTADVGGTAWYVDGASGKVVVTADSTVSKAEIAKLRSEAGANADALVVKRTPGKFSKLIAGGEAITTGGARCSLGFNVQDGAGAKFALTAGHCTNIGSSWSIGTTTGSSFPGDDYGIIRHSDPGAADGRVSLYNGGYQEIDGAADATVGQSVQRSGSTTGLHGGSVTGLNATVNYGADGIVSGLIQTNVCAEPGDSGGALFSGSTALGLTSGGSGNCSSGGTTFYQPVTEALSVYGVSII